Proteins from a single region of Coriobacteriia bacterium:
- a CDS encoding response regulator gives MKRILAVDDEPHILKLVAFSLKAGGYEVLEATDGLSAITVAQAEQPDLVLMDVMMPALDGYEACRRLKADPATADIPVIMLTAKTQASEQKIGANAGAAHYITKPFTPKDLVAQVREFLGE, from the coding sequence GTGAAGCGCATCCTCGCCGTCGACGACGAGCCGCACATCCTTAAGCTCGTTGCGTTCTCGCTGAAGGCGGGCGGATACGAGGTGCTCGAGGCCACCGATGGGCTCTCGGCGATCACGGTCGCACAGGCCGAGCAGCCGGATCTCGTGCTGATGGACGTCATGATGCCGGCTCTCGACGGGTACGAGGCGTGCCGGCGCCTGAAGGCCGATCCGGCCACCGCCGACATCCCGGTGATCATGCTTACCGCGAAGACCCAGGCCTCCGAGCAGAAGATCGGCGCGAACGCCGGCGCCGCGCACTACATCACCAAGCCGTTCACGCCAAAGGACCTCGTCGCACAGGTGCGCGAGTTTCTGGGCGAGTAG
- a CDS encoding response regulator produces the protein MAAKILVVDDEPSIVKLVTASLASGGYEIFQAFDGQEAIVQAKLHKPDLILLDVMMPRMDGTEARKRLLTDPETKNIPVIHLTAVGDFDKQREALADGATDYIVKPFAPKELAAAVAAMLDPKQRAALAKERAHKSAQLRAITEIMHRDHK, from the coding sequence ATGGCAGCAAAGATCCTGGTCGTCGACGACGAACCCTCGATTGTGAAGCTGGTTACAGCGTCGCTAGCGAGTGGTGGGTACGAGATCTTTCAGGCGTTCGACGGGCAAGAGGCGATCGTTCAGGCCAAGCTGCACAAGCCTGACTTGATCCTTCTGGACGTCATGATGCCGAGGATGGACGGGACCGAGGCGCGCAAGCGTCTGCTGACCGATCCGGAGACCAAGAACATCCCGGTCATCCACCTCACCGCCGTGGGCGACTTCGACAAGCAGCGCGAGGCGCTTGCCGATGGCGCGACGGACTACATCGTCAAGCCGTTTGCGCCCAAGGAGCTCGCCGCCGCTGTGGCCGCGATGCTCGACCCCAAGCAGCGCGCCGCCCTGGCCAAGGAGCGCGCTCACAAGTCCGCGCAGCTGCGCGCGATCACCGAGATCATGCACCGCGACCACAAGTAG